A genome region from Arachis duranensis cultivar V14167 chromosome 8, aradu.V14167.gnm2.J7QH, whole genome shotgun sequence includes the following:
- the LOC107461488 gene encoding mitochondrial import inner membrane translocase subunit TIM10, with the protein MAANNAPSGFEKEQIFGMAEKELEYRVDLFNKMTQTCFNKCVDNRYKESELNMGENSCIDRCVSKYWHVTNLIGQLLGTGKPPM; encoded by the exons ATGGCTGCAAACAACGCCCCTTCTGGCTTCGAAAAAGAACAG ATATTTGGAATGGCTGAAAAGGAATTGGAGTACAGGGTCGACTTATTCAACAA GATGACCCAAACTTGTTTCAACAAGTGTGTTGATAATAG GTACAAGGAATCTGAGCTGAACATGGGCGAAAATAGTTGCATTGATCGATGTGTTTCAAAATACTGGCAT GTGACTAATCTAATTGGTCAGCTACTTGGCACTGGGAAGCCTCCTATGTAA